A window of Lagenorhynchus albirostris chromosome 11, mLagAlb1.1, whole genome shotgun sequence contains these coding sequences:
- the LGALS1 gene encoding galectin-1 yields MACGLVASNLNLKPGECLRVRGEVPPDAKSFVLNMGKDGNNLCLHFNPRFDAHGDTNTIVCNSKDGGAWGAEQRESVFPFQPGSVVEVCVSFDQADLTIQLPGGYDFKFPNRLNLEAINYLAADGDFKIKCVAFE; encoded by the exons ATGGCTTGT GGTCTGGTCGCCAGCAACCTGAATCTCAAACCTGGGGAGTGCCTCAGAGTGCGGGGCGAGGTGCCCCCGGACGCTAAGAG CTTCGTGCTGAACATGGGCAAAGATGGCAACAACCTGTGCCTACACTTCAACCCCCGCTTCGACGCGCACGGGGACACCAACACCATCGTGTGTAACAGCAAGGATGGCGGGGCCTGGGGGGCTGAGCAGCGGGAGTCCGTCTTCCCCTTCCAGCCTGGAAGTGTTGTGGAG gtGTGCGTCTCCTTCGACCAGGCGGACCTAACCATCCAGCTGCCTGGTGGATACGATTTCAAGTTCCCCAACCGCCTCAACCTGGAGGCCATCAACTACCTGGCAGCCGATGGCGACTTCAAGATCAAGTGCGTGGCCTTTGAGTGA